One Bacillus sp. es.036 DNA window includes the following coding sequences:
- a CDS encoding G5 and 3D domain-containing protein, giving the protein MTMKSNMENFFARLKGGKNVFMICLSVIVLGLVSGFIVFETTKASVTLVLDGEEKLVDTHADTVAELLKDENLSPDAHDYLSHDLSAQLDAVDVIEWKPAFQVTLSVNGKDQQVWSTQETVKGFLEDQNIKLKERDEMSVSLDDELKEDMTIAVDEAFKVAVNDGGKQNDIWTTSTTVAGFLEQQNIQLGELDRVEPGKDENVKANSTINVIRVEKVTDVVEEPIDYATIKKNDSSMQKGTEKVVEDGQEGKQEKHYEVVLENGKEVSRELKKTDVVKESSDKIVAVGTQVIMQTAVKTSSEPSTTPTKSTKSSSKPEPAADVKKPEPKAKSEPAGKVLNVSTTAYTANCTGCSGITSTGFNLKSNPNAKVIAVDPSVIPLGSKVFVEGYGTAIAADTGGAIKGNKIDVFFSSKSQAYAWGNKTVQITILD; this is encoded by the coding sequence ATGACAATGAAATCGAACATGGAAAACTTTTTTGCTCGTCTTAAGGGCGGAAAGAACGTATTCATGATTTGCTTAAGTGTAATTGTACTGGGTTTAGTCTCCGGCTTTATCGTGTTTGAAACTACAAAAGCTTCGGTCACGCTTGTCCTTGATGGGGAAGAGAAGTTAGTAGATACACATGCAGATACAGTTGCGGAGTTATTAAAAGATGAAAACTTGAGTCCTGATGCTCATGATTATTTAAGTCACGATTTATCAGCACAGCTGGATGCTGTTGACGTGATTGAATGGAAGCCGGCTTTTCAAGTAACACTGTCGGTTAATGGCAAGGATCAACAGGTCTGGTCAACGCAAGAGACTGTTAAAGGTTTTCTAGAAGATCAGAATATCAAGCTAAAAGAACGTGATGAAATGTCTGTTTCTCTCGATGATGAATTGAAGGAAGATATGACAATTGCAGTTGATGAGGCGTTTAAAGTGGCTGTAAATGACGGTGGAAAGCAGAATGATATTTGGACAACTTCGACTACGGTCGCTGGCTTTTTAGAACAGCAGAACATTCAACTTGGAGAACTTGATCGTGTAGAGCCAGGAAAAGACGAGAATGTAAAAGCGAACTCGACAATCAACGTGATTCGAGTAGAAAAGGTCACCGATGTAGTGGAAGAACCAATCGATTATGCAACCATTAAGAAAAACGATAGCTCGATGCAAAAAGGAACTGAAAAAGTAGTAGAAGATGGACAAGAAGGCAAACAAGAGAAACATTATGAAGTTGTTTTAGAAAATGGCAAAGAGGTTTCACGTGAACTTAAGAAAACCGATGTTGTGAAGGAAAGCAGTGACAAAATCGTTGCTGTTGGAACTCAGGTGATTATGCAAACAGCTGTTAAAACAAGTAGTGAGCCTTCAACAACGCCTACTAAATCAACGAAGTCGTCTAGTAAGCCTGAGCCTGCTGCTGATGTGAAGAAGCCTGAACCAAAAGCTAAAAGTGAACCTGCTGGTAAAGTACTTAACGTATCAACTACAGCATACACAGCAAACTGTACAGGATGTTCAGGAATTACTTCGACTGGGTTTAACTTAAAGTCCAATCCTAATGCGAAAGTGATTGCGGTTGATCCGAGTGTTATTCCACTTGGTTCAAAAGTATTTGTTGAAGGATATGGAACGGCGATTGCTGCTGATACAGGGGGAGCAATCAAAGGGAATAAAATTGACGTCTTTTTCTCATCCAAGTCACAGGCCTATGCATGGGGAAATAAGACCG